Proteins from one Streptomyces sp. NBC_00289 genomic window:
- a CDS encoding VOC family protein: protein MADDRTDPVSGARARMTEPFEVGLVVRDLGVMERFYHEVLGCAAVHRSRVPASVGVPAGLGGELFVVWLQVPSGGRVKLIRPRSPPVPAPSAVSPTGRRGLSYLTFRLDDLDPLVTALVAGGARPLSDPVVVRARGRRISFWADPEGNVLELVDERGGVPEPCLPEA from the coding sequence ATGGCGGACGACAGGACCGACCCGGTGTCCGGGGCGCGGGCGCGCATGACCGAGCCGTTCGAGGTGGGACTCGTCGTGCGCGACCTCGGCGTGATGGAGCGCTTCTATCACGAGGTGCTCGGCTGCGCCGCCGTGCACCGCTCCCGCGTCCCGGCCTCCGTCGGCGTCCCGGCCGGGCTGGGTGGTGAGCTGTTCGTCGTCTGGCTCCAGGTGCCCTCCGGGGGCCGCGTCAAGCTGATCCGGCCTCGGTCCCCGCCGGTCCCCGCACCGTCGGCGGTGTCGCCGACCGGGCGTCGGGGGCTGTCGTATCTCACCTTCCGCCTGGACGACCTGGACCCGCTCGTGACCGCTCTGGTCGCCGGGGGTGCCCGGCCGCTGTCCGACCCGGTCGTCGTGCGGGCGCGCGGTCGTCGGATCAGCTTCTGGGCGGATCCGGAGGGCAATGTGCTGGAGCTGGTCGACGAGCGCGGAGGCGTTCCGGAGCCCTGTCTGCCGGAGGCGTAG
- a CDS encoding thiamine pyrophosphate-dependent dehydrogenase E1 component subunit alpha yields MAQRASKKSADPVANQTSAQLVRDLHERMVRIRLFETEAGKLMEAGKLPGFLHLYVGQEAVAAGVMAALRDDDQITSTHRGHGHAVAKGVSFRHMYAELYGRVTGACLGRGGSMHINDVTLGMLGANGIVGAGIPIAVGAAFAARYKDEDSVAVTFFGDGATNIGAFHEAANMAAILRLPVVFVCENNGYAEFTPQSKHMLITDVADRAAAYGMPSVIVDGMDAAAVHSAAAEAVARARAGEGPMFIEAKTYRYYDHQGVKGLRHPYRSDAEVEEWKARDAIDLLEARALADGTATRAELDDTWQRTRDEIAEAIAYAEASPLPDTADLLLNVYSG; encoded by the coding sequence ATGGCTCAGAGGGCATCGAAGAAGTCGGCCGATCCGGTCGCGAACCAGACATCAGCACAGCTCGTCAGGGACCTGCACGAGCGCATGGTGCGCATCCGGCTGTTCGAGACCGAGGCGGGAAAACTCATGGAGGCCGGCAAACTGCCCGGCTTCCTGCACCTCTACGTCGGCCAGGAAGCCGTGGCCGCGGGGGTGATGGCGGCGCTGCGCGACGACGACCAGATCACCTCCACCCACCGGGGACACGGACACGCGGTGGCCAAGGGCGTCAGCTTCCGCCACATGTACGCCGAGCTGTACGGCCGGGTCACCGGCGCCTGCCTCGGCCGCGGCGGAAGCATGCACATCAACGACGTCACCCTCGGCATGCTCGGCGCCAACGGCATCGTCGGCGCCGGCATCCCCATCGCCGTCGGAGCCGCCTTCGCCGCCCGGTACAAGGACGAGGACAGCGTCGCCGTGACCTTCTTCGGCGACGGCGCCACCAACATCGGCGCCTTCCACGAGGCCGCCAACATGGCCGCCATCCTGCGCCTGCCGGTGGTGTTCGTCTGCGAGAACAACGGCTACGCCGAGTTCACCCCGCAGTCGAAGCACATGCTGATCACCGACGTCGCCGACCGGGCGGCCGCCTACGGCATGCCCAGTGTGATCGTCGACGGCATGGACGCGGCCGCCGTCCACAGCGCAGCGGCCGAGGCCGTCGCACGTGCCAGAGCGGGCGAGGGCCCGATGTTCATCGAGGCCAAGACCTACCGCTACTACGACCACCAGGGCGTCAAGGGACTGCGCCACCCCTACCGCTCGGACGCCGAGGTCGAGGAGTGGAAGGCCCGCGACGCGATCGACCTGCTGGAGGCCCGCGCCCTCGCCGACGGCACCGCCACCCGCGCGGAACTGGACGACACCTGGCAGCGCACCCGCGACGAGATCGCCGAGGCCATCGCCTACGCCGAGGCCAGCCCGCTGCCCGACACCGCAGACCTGCTGCTCAACGTCTACTCGGGGTGA
- a CDS encoding alpha-ketoacid dehydrogenase subunit beta, protein MTTITEAPALAPDGTARKLTYVKAFNEGLAQAMREDENVFVAGEDVAGYGGVFRMFDNLLDEFGPRRMIDTPISEAALVGLGVGAAARGLRPVVDLMFMDFIGVCLDQIVNQAAKMKYMFGGSVSVPLTITTASGAGLGAAAQHSQSLEAWLAHVPGLKVVMPCDAYTAKGLTVSAIRDNNPVVVMLNKVLLGSKSEVPEQIYGIPLGQAHIARQGSDVTVIALGRMVGEALAAAEELAAEGVEVEVIDPRTVQPLDTETMIASARRTNRVLVVHEAVTFGGLGAEIAAQIQDAAFDHLDAPVLRIGAPFSPVPFSPVLEKAYVPDQARIVRGCRRLLERA, encoded by the coding sequence ATGACCACGATCACCGAAGCACCGGCCCTCGCCCCGGACGGCACGGCCCGCAAGCTCACCTACGTCAAAGCCTTCAACGAGGGCCTGGCGCAGGCCATGCGCGAGGACGAGAACGTCTTCGTCGCCGGTGAGGACGTGGCCGGCTACGGCGGCGTCTTCCGCATGTTCGACAACCTGCTCGACGAGTTCGGCCCCCGCCGCATGATCGACACACCGATCTCCGAGGCCGCGCTCGTCGGCCTGGGCGTCGGCGCCGCCGCCCGGGGGCTGCGCCCGGTCGTCGACCTGATGTTCATGGACTTCATCGGCGTCTGCCTGGACCAGATCGTCAACCAGGCCGCCAAGATGAAGTACATGTTCGGCGGCTCCGTGTCCGTGCCGCTCACCATCACCACGGCTTCCGGCGCGGGCCTCGGCGCCGCCGCCCAGCACAGCCAGAGCCTGGAGGCCTGGCTCGCGCACGTGCCCGGCCTCAAGGTTGTGATGCCGTGCGACGCGTACACCGCCAAGGGGCTGACCGTCTCCGCGATCCGGGACAACAACCCGGTCGTCGTGATGCTCAACAAGGTCCTGCTGGGCAGCAAGAGCGAGGTGCCCGAGCAGATCTACGGCATCCCGCTCGGCCAGGCCCACATCGCGCGGCAGGGCTCGGACGTCACGGTCATCGCCCTGGGCCGCATGGTGGGCGAGGCTCTCGCCGCGGCGGAGGAACTGGCCGCCGAGGGCGTCGAGGTGGAGGTGATCGACCCCCGCACCGTGCAGCCCCTGGACACCGAGACCATGATCGCCTCCGCGCGTCGCACCAACCGGGTCCTCGTCGTGCACGAGGCCGTCACCTTCGGCGGGCTCGGCGCCGAGATCGCCGCCCAGATCCAGGACGCGGCCTTCGACCACCTGGACGCGCCGGTGCTGCGCATCGGCGCCCCCTTCTCCCCGGTGCCGTTCTCCCCGGTGCTGGAGAAGGCCTATGTGCCCGACCAGGCCCGCATCGTGCGGGGCTGCCGCCGTCTCCTCGAAAGGGCGTGA
- a CDS encoding dihydrolipoamide acetyltransferase family protein: MAVEVLLPKIGLTMQEGTIDEWLVPTGAAVAEGDALLRLATDKVDVDVEAEAGGLFHPVVPAGATLPAGALIGWLLAEGEQPPGPGGTPMPAGPGSAGTDALPAFGGVRTAAPSPDGTVGVTGTVGLDGSGGRLLASPNARRVAAEAGVDLTVVRGTGPGGRIVSEDVEEYLLTPEPRLPASLPGDAVTPASPLVRRLAKERGIDLADVLGTGAGGRIRRGDLDNPTPTPTAGPAPTTATPTATVSSAPASTASTRRSTASPQPGDTVPLTGMRGAIARRMHASLQEMAQLTHGYEVRLDAVVALRTQLKQEWADSDLAVPSLNDFVLKAAALALREHPLLNAAVLEDGVHLYEGIHIGFAVAVANGLLVPVIENAATLSLPDMARRSRELAESARSGRISPALLDGATFTVTSLGGYGVDFFTPVINPGNVAILGVGRLRDGVEWVDEQPRRTRVLTLSLTFDHRAVDGAPAAEYLRTVGELLRRPLRLLL; the protein is encoded by the coding sequence GTGGCGGTCGAGGTTCTGCTGCCGAAGATCGGTCTGACCATGCAGGAAGGCACGATCGACGAGTGGCTCGTGCCGACCGGCGCCGCCGTGGCGGAAGGCGACGCCCTGCTGCGGCTGGCCACCGACAAGGTCGACGTGGATGTCGAGGCGGAGGCCGGGGGACTGTTCCACCCCGTCGTCCCGGCCGGGGCCACCCTCCCGGCCGGGGCGCTCATCGGCTGGCTGCTGGCCGAAGGCGAGCAGCCGCCGGGTCCGGGGGGTACGCCGATGCCCGCCGGGCCCGGGTCGGCCGGCACGGACGCGCTACCGGCCTTCGGGGGCGTTCGCACCGCGGCGCCGTCGCCCGATGGCACCGTCGGGGTCACCGGCACCGTCGGGCTCGACGGCTCGGGCGGTCGACTCCTCGCCTCGCCGAACGCCCGGCGGGTGGCGGCCGAGGCAGGCGTCGACCTCACCGTCGTACGCGGCACCGGGCCCGGCGGCCGGATCGTCTCCGAGGACGTGGAGGAGTACCTGCTCACCCCGGAGCCACGGCTGCCCGCCTCCCTGCCGGGAGACGCGGTCACTCCGGCCTCCCCCCTCGTCCGCCGACTGGCGAAGGAGAGAGGAATCGACCTCGCGGACGTGCTCGGCACGGGTGCGGGCGGGCGGATCCGGCGGGGTGATCTCGACAACCCGACGCCGACGCCGACGGCGGGACCGGCGCCGACCACGGCGACGCCGACCGCAACTGTGTCGTCCGCGCCTGCGTCGACCGCGTCGACCCGTAGGTCCACCGCGTCACCGCAGCCCGGGGACACCGTCCCGCTCACCGGTATGCGCGGCGCCATCGCCCGCCGGATGCACGCCAGCCTCCAGGAGATGGCCCAGCTGACGCACGGTTACGAGGTACGGCTGGACGCCGTAGTGGCCCTGCGGACCCAGCTGAAACAGGAGTGGGCCGACAGCGACCTGGCGGTGCCCAGCCTCAACGACTTCGTGCTGAAGGCCGCCGCGCTGGCGCTGCGTGAACACCCGCTGCTGAACGCGGCGGTGCTCGAGGACGGCGTTCACCTGTACGAGGGCATCCACATCGGCTTCGCCGTCGCGGTGGCGAACGGCCTGCTCGTCCCCGTGATCGAGAACGCGGCGACCCTGTCGCTGCCCGACATGGCCCGCCGGTCCCGGGAGCTGGCCGAGAGCGCCAGGTCCGGCCGGATCTCCCCGGCGCTGCTGGACGGAGCCACCTTCACCGTCACCTCGCTGGGCGGGTACGGCGTCGACTTCTTCACCCCGGTGATCAACCCCGGCAATGTCGCCATCCTCGGCGTCGGCAGGCTCAGGGACGGCGTCGAGTGGGTGGACGAACAGCCTCGGCGGACGCGGGTGCTCACGTTGAGCCTCACCTTCGACCACCGTGCCGTGGACGGGGCACCGGCGGCCGAGTACCTGCGCACGGTCGGCGAGCTGCTGCGCAGACCGCTGCGACTGCTGCTCTGA
- a CDS encoding TetR/AcrR family transcriptional regulator, translated as MTTSGTRAAHRPSRRQWVIEAATELFATQPPDEVTVADIAARAEMTSAAVYYHFSSKDQVLVEGMRVFAAALREQVESLTEAHRPGSDIGPVVTGLVVWLSEHRSAATVFFVSSAGMSQEAEALRHEIRTQLLDELVRLVGKGREPVSEAEAAVIGLGVLALLETAAVSQVRGDDVYRSLGHRSFLHEVGRLAERIADPAAE; from the coding sequence ATGACTACATCCGGAACCCGCGCAGCTCACCGCCCTTCGCGCCGGCAGTGGGTCATCGAAGCAGCCACGGAGCTCTTCGCCACCCAGCCTCCGGACGAGGTGACGGTGGCCGACATCGCGGCGCGGGCGGAGATGACGTCGGCCGCGGTGTACTACCACTTCTCCTCCAAGGACCAGGTCCTGGTCGAGGGTATGCGGGTGTTCGCCGCGGCGCTGCGTGAACAGGTGGAGTCTCTCACCGAGGCGCACCGGCCGGGCTCGGACATCGGACCGGTCGTCACGGGGCTGGTGGTCTGGCTCAGCGAACACCGCTCCGCCGCCACCGTGTTCTTCGTGTCCTCGGCCGGCATGAGCCAGGAGGCGGAGGCGCTGCGCCACGAGATCCGCACCCAGCTGCTGGACGAACTGGTGCGGCTGGTCGGCAAGGGCCGTGAGCCGGTCTCGGAGGCGGAGGCGGCCGTCATCGGCCTGGGGGTGCTGGCGCTGCTGGAGACCGCGGCGGTCTCGCAGGTCCGGGGCGACGACGTCTACCGCTCCCTCGGGCACCGCTCGTTCCTCCACGAGGTCGGCCGGCTGGCCGAGCGGATCGCCGATCCGGCGGCGGAGTAG
- a CDS encoding TetR/AcrR family transcriptional regulator — MMATTNGKQPAHRPSRRQHIISAAVRVFGRNGFAETSVQDIADEAEVVPTAVYYHFAGKEELLELAMRRVFDQLNTVVETARPDTEPGDAEGLTRVIDAVWDWVEKNPDEARLYQVQIASANGNIKLLRDEFEQRHIQRAYDYLPESSTRSPRAAKARHASQALAVRTLISTTILVTALRAEGGPLSRLPSRSVQEAVRALALRIVAADQSATAASA, encoded by the coding sequence ATGATGGCCACCACGAACGGCAAGCAGCCCGCCCACCGTCCTTCGCGACGCCAGCACATCATCAGCGCCGCTGTCCGGGTGTTCGGCCGCAACGGCTTCGCGGAGACCAGTGTGCAGGACATCGCGGACGAGGCCGAGGTGGTGCCCACGGCCGTCTACTACCACTTCGCCGGCAAGGAGGAGCTGCTCGAACTGGCCATGCGGCGGGTCTTCGACCAGCTGAACACCGTCGTGGAGACGGCCCGGCCGGACACCGAGCCGGGTGACGCCGAGGGCCTGACGCGCGTCATCGACGCCGTGTGGGACTGGGTGGAGAAGAACCCCGACGAGGCCCGGCTCTACCAGGTCCAGATCGCCTCGGCGAACGGCAACATCAAGCTGTTGCGCGACGAGTTCGAGCAGCGGCACATCCAGCGGGCGTACGACTACCTGCCCGAGAGCAGCACCCGCAGCCCCCGGGCCGCCAAGGCGCGGCACGCCTCGCAGGCGCTCGCGGTGCGCACCCTGATCAGTACGACCATCCTGGTGACCGCGCTGCGGGCGGAGGGAGGGCCGCTGTCCCGGCTGCCCTCCCGGAGCGTGCAGGAGGCGGTCAGGGCGCTGGCGTTGCGGATCGTCGCCGCCGACCAGAGCGCCACGGCCGCGTCGGCCTGA
- a CDS encoding SDR family NAD(P)-dependent oxidoreductase, producing MSESRTALVTGGARGIGVEICRQLADRGLRVLVGARRREAAAEVCHAIGPAALPLALDVGSASSVAEAVREAGELVGGGGGIDVLVNNAGVSLDGDLRPPYLDEDVLRSTLDINLVGAWRMAEAVVPGMVRAGYGRVVNLTSSYGSLALMDSGRHPAYRVSKTALNALTRMLAGELTGTGVLVNAADPGWTRSAMGGASAPRGPEVGADTPVWLATLPEGDGTTGGLFAERRPLPW from the coding sequence ATGAGTGAGAGCAGAACCGCCCTGGTCACCGGTGGCGCGCGCGGGATCGGCGTGGAGATCTGCCGGCAGCTCGCGGACCGGGGGCTGCGGGTTCTGGTCGGGGCGCGCAGGCGGGAGGCGGCCGCGGAGGTGTGTCACGCCATCGGCCCGGCGGCATTGCCGCTCGCCCTGGACGTGGGGTCCGCGAGCAGCGTCGCCGAAGCGGTGCGGGAGGCCGGGGAACTGGTCGGTGGCGGGGGCGGAATCGACGTCCTGGTGAACAACGCCGGGGTGTCCCTGGACGGCGACCTGCGGCCGCCGTACCTCGACGAGGACGTCCTGCGCAGCACCCTGGACATCAATCTCGTGGGTGCCTGGCGCATGGCCGAGGCCGTCGTCCCGGGCATGGTGCGGGCGGGGTACGGGCGGGTGGTCAACCTCACCAGCTCGTACGGCTCGCTGGCGCTGATGGACTCCGGCCGGCATCCCGCCTACCGCGTCTCCAAGACCGCGCTCAACGCCCTGACCCGGATGCTCGCGGGCGAGTTGACCGGCACGGGCGTTCTGGTCAACGCGGCCGACCCCGGCTGGACCCGCAGCGCGATGGGCGGCGCCTCCGCCCCTCGCGGGCCGGAGGTGGGCGCGGACACCCCGGTCTGGCTGGCGACCCTTCCGGAGGGCGACGGGACGACGGGCGGACTGTTCGCCGAACGCAGACCGCTGCCCTGGTGA
- a CDS encoding thiolase family protein → MSRADEIYVVGCGMHPFGRDETVTGMDMAVRAAREALADAGVTWEDIGYAAGGSDVSGKPDTLVGRLGLTGVPFVNVQNGCATGASTVLAVANALRAGEASLGLAVGFDKHERGAFHVSAARYGLPDWYAETGMMLTTQFFALKTQRYLHEHGIPERALATVAARAFRNGSRHPLAWRRKELTEEEILHSAEVSPPLTQYMFCSPGQGAAALVLARGDRAFDLCEQPVKLASLAFRTRRFGSFEVFSPWLPPGPHRSPSVDAAEAAFRGAGLRPADVRVAQLQDTDSGSELIHLAETGLCGHGEQEELLAAGDTEPTGRIPVNTDGGCLAGGEPVGASGLRQFHEVVRQLQGRAPGTQVPGRPRVGFTHVYGAPGISACAVLTV, encoded by the coding sequence ATGAGCCGGGCGGACGAGATCTACGTGGTCGGATGCGGGATGCACCCCTTCGGCCGCGACGAGACGGTCACCGGGATGGACATGGCCGTCCGCGCGGCGCGGGAGGCGCTGGCCGACGCCGGTGTCACCTGGGAGGACATCGGCTACGCGGCGGGCGGCTCCGACGTGTCCGGAAAACCCGACACGCTCGTGGGCCGGCTGGGGCTGACCGGTGTGCCGTTCGTCAACGTGCAGAACGGCTGTGCGACCGGAGCCTCGACGGTGCTCGCGGTGGCCAACGCGCTGCGGGCGGGCGAGGCGTCGCTGGGCCTGGCCGTGGGCTTCGACAAGCACGAACGGGGCGCGTTCCACGTCTCCGCGGCCCGGTACGGCCTCCCCGACTGGTACGCGGAGACCGGGATGATGCTGACGACCCAGTTCTTCGCCCTCAAGACGCAGCGCTACCTGCACGAGCACGGCATACCGGAGCGGGCGCTGGCGACGGTGGCCGCGCGCGCCTTCCGCAACGGCTCCCGGCACCCTCTGGCCTGGCGGCGCAAGGAGCTGACGGAGGAGGAGATCCTGCACTCCGCCGAGGTGAGCCCGCCGCTCACCCAGTACATGTTCTGCTCTCCCGGCCAGGGCGCGGCCGCCCTGGTACTGGCCCGCGGCGACCGCGCGTTCGACCTGTGCGAACAGCCGGTGAAACTGGCGTCCCTGGCCTTCCGGACCAGACGGTTCGGCTCGTTCGAGGTCTTCTCGCCCTGGCTGCCGCCCGGACCGCATCGCTCCCCGAGCGTCGACGCGGCGGAGGCGGCCTTCCGGGGGGCCGGTCTGCGGCCCGCCGATGTGCGGGTCGCGCAGTTGCAGGACACCGACAGCGGCTCGGAGTTGATCCACCTGGCGGAGACCGGGCTGTGCGGCCACGGCGAGCAGGAGGAACTGCTCGCCGCGGGAGACACCGAACCCACGGGCCGGATCCCCGTGAACACCGACGGCGGGTGCCTGGCGGGCGGCGAACCGGTCGGGGCCTCCGGGCTGCGCCAGTTCCACGAGGTCGTACGGCAGTTGCAGGGCCGCGCGCCGGGAACGCAGGTGCCGGGCCGGCCCCGGGTGGGCTTCACCCACGTGTACGGGGCGCCGGGAATCAGCGCGTGCGCGGTGCTGACGGTCTGA
- a CDS encoding Zn-ribbon domain-containing OB-fold protein encodes MTSRLIDDGLFDGADPPRLVGARCTGCGTVVFPRQDSCPRCSDGTMSAHPLPLRGRVWSWTLQAFPPKPPYRPPADGHRPYHVGYVDLGEVLVEARLEVSRQEVEIGLPVRLTTTPAYQDEDGTDVLTFAFRPDRGGRR; translated from the coding sequence ATGACCAGCAGACTCATCGACGACGGCCTGTTCGACGGCGCGGATCCCCCACGCCTCGTGGGGGCGCGCTGCACGGGGTGCGGCACCGTCGTCTTCCCCCGGCAGGACTCCTGCCCCAGGTGTTCGGACGGGACCATGTCGGCACACCCGCTGCCCCTGCGGGGGCGGGTGTGGTCGTGGACGCTCCAGGCGTTCCCGCCCAAGCCGCCGTACCGGCCGCCGGCCGACGGTCACCGGCCCTATCACGTGGGCTATGTGGACCTCGGCGAGGTGCTGGTCGAGGCACGCCTCGAGGTCTCCCGCCAGGAGGTGGAGATCGGACTTCCGGTCCGACTCACCACCACCCCCGCGTACCAGGACGAGGACGGGACCGACGTGCTGACGTTCGCGTTCCGTCCGGACCGAGGAGGCCGGCGATGA
- a CDS encoding acyl-CoA dehydrogenase family protein codes for MTTVTGPAGGVSEASEADLDDLRETVRSVCADAGGIAAARELDEGSPGIHAALWDTLGRQVGLAALGLPADVGGIGGLAEIAVVCEELGRTLAPVPLLSSTVLAGQVLAGCGTAAKALTEVAEGRVHALAVAAPDGVWRPDAVPVGVTWRGGVAVLDGTAPFVLDGADAEVLVVAATGPDGVDLFLADPHEPGVTVRRVPTLDLSRGQAVVTFTGARARALTAGGEGTEVVTRSLDTALVALAAEQLGGAQAALDMTVAHVRDRTQFGRSIGSFQAVKHTCTDMLLQVESARSAVVRAVRAAGTPEALAEAAAVAQAWCGEAFTFVAAECVQLHGGMGFTWEHDAHLYFRRAQSDAVLLGGAAHHRERLAGLLGW; via the coding sequence ATGACCACCGTGACCGGCCCGGCGGGCGGCGTGAGCGAGGCGTCCGAGGCCGACCTCGATGATCTGCGCGAGACCGTGCGGTCGGTGTGCGCGGACGCGGGCGGCATCGCCGCGGCGCGCGAGCTCGACGAGGGCTCCCCCGGTATCCACGCCGCCCTGTGGGACACCCTCGGCCGTCAGGTGGGGCTCGCGGCGCTCGGCCTGCCGGCGGACGTGGGCGGGATCGGCGGCCTCGCGGAGATCGCCGTGGTCTGCGAGGAACTCGGCAGGACGCTGGCGCCGGTGCCGCTGCTGTCGTCCACCGTGCTGGCCGGGCAGGTACTGGCCGGCTGCGGTACCGCTGCGAAGGCTCTGACGGAGGTGGCCGAAGGCCGGGTGCACGCGCTCGCGGTGGCCGCGCCCGACGGTGTGTGGCGGCCGGACGCCGTGCCGGTGGGGGTGACGTGGCGCGGTGGCGTCGCGGTCCTCGACGGCACCGCGCCGTTCGTCCTGGACGGGGCCGACGCCGAGGTCCTGGTGGTCGCGGCCACCGGTCCCGACGGCGTGGACCTGTTCCTCGCCGACCCGCACGAACCGGGCGTGACCGTCCGCCGGGTGCCCACACTGGACCTGAGCCGCGGCCAGGCGGTGGTCACCTTCACCGGTGCCCGGGCCCGTGCGCTGACCGCCGGGGGCGAGGGTACGGAGGTCGTCACGCGCTCCCTGGACACGGCCCTGGTGGCACTGGCCGCCGAACAACTGGGCGGCGCGCAGGCGGCGTTGGACATGACCGTCGCGCATGTGCGGGACCGTACGCAGTTCGGCAGGTCGATCGGCAGCTTCCAGGCGGTCAAGCACACCTGCACCGACATGCTGCTCCAGGTGGAGTCCGCGCGGTCCGCGGTGGTCCGGGCGGTCCGCGCGGCCGGGACACCGGAAGCGCTCGCGGAGGCCGCGGCGGTGGCACAGGCCTGGTGCGGCGAGGCGTTCACCTTCGTCGCGGCGGAGTGCGTCCAGCTGCACGGCGGCATGGGCTTCACCTGGGAGCACGACGCGCATCTGTACTTCCGGCGCGCACAGTCCGACGCCGTGCTTCTGGGCGGTGCCGCGCACCACCGGGAACGGCTCGCCGGGCTGCTGGGCTGGTAG